Proteins encoded by one window of Panicum virgatum strain AP13 chromosome 7N, P.virgatum_v5, whole genome shotgun sequence:
- the LOC120681068 gene encoding NDR1/HIN1-like protein 2, protein MGPFYYDKRVGLYYDNVEALAFKDQRFGYDPLDAFYQGTEASTQLKPEFHGQQLLQGDVTAAQFRQDQTDGSFAINVGLNAKLRVKVWAFKVRGPRITCKLLVPAPGATNGATFQPTDCKVWF, encoded by the exons ATGGGGC CCTTCTACTACGACAAGCGCGTCGGCCTCTACTACGACAACGTCGAGGCCCTCGCCTTCAAGGACCAGCGCTTCGGCTACGACCCGCTCGACGCCTTCTACCAGGGCACCGAGGCCTCCACCCAGCTCAAGCCCGAGTTCCACGgacagcagctgctgcagggGGACGTCACCGCCGCGCAGTTCAGGCAGGACCAGACCGACGGCAGCTTCGCCATCAACGTCGGCCTCAACGCCAAGCTCAGGGTCAAGGTCTGGGCCTTCAAGGTCCGGGGGCCCAGAATCACCTGCAAGCTCCTCGTCCCGGCGCCGGGAGCCACCAACGGAGCCACCTTCCAGCCCACAGACTGCAAAGTCTGGTTCTGA